Genomic window (Rhododendron vialii isolate Sample 1 chromosome 4a, ASM3025357v1):
TGCCTGCATAAACACAATATTTGGCAATCACTGTGGTATAGTGTGTTAAGCAAGAATCGAGACGTTTCTTGAGCTCAACATCCTTGGTTTGCCCCTTTAGCCTATTGATCTTGGCAAAGGTGGCTTTGGTGTTTGCATACGCTAGGTCAACCGCGACGTTTCCAAGTCCGGTAAGATCTGCTGTGGCAGATCGACCATCAGACAGCAAAACTGACCCACAAAAACTAGGATTACTAGTTTTTGCACATACACCATCGACCAGACCTACTGTTAGTACCCCTGAGGTACTCAAACAGAATACAAGTAAGAAGAAGGAAAGACGAAGAGCAAAAGCCATGATCTTTTTCTCAATCGGTTTCTTTTTCTCAATTGCTCTGTTTCTTTATCATTTAGGTGCAACAAAGGCACTCTCTTATATATATAGGCCAGGGCACCCATACAAGAATTAACTTTATTACTATAAAAACAAGAAGATGGTAAATGAGGAATATTGTGGAAATCATGTAGCCAGGATAAATACGGATTAattatactcctatatatatatatattaagatCTAGTTACCATAATGTAtaaacgcgaaaaaaaaaatcgcttAACATACTAGGAATAACTAAATCAAGAGGATTACTTGCCAATCAAGCTTTAcaataaggcaatttcaaattACCCAAAGGAAACTTAAGTCAATCCCACAATTAGAAACATAAATACTAAGAATACTGGGAAAAAAAACCTCGTTAATTAAATTGGAATTATCTTGTGATTCACGAACTGTAAAAAGAAGCGATTACCTAGTGCACAAGACTCCCGCTATTACACGATCTGGAGAAGAATTGAATGTGCACAATCTTACGCCCGCTAAGCTAAGATCTAGCTGTTTTCACAGCTCAAACCCGTGACCACCAGGTCACGTTGGGGACAGCCGTAA
Coding sequences:
- the LOC131324617 gene encoding pectinesterase inhibitor-like, giving the protein MAFALRLSFFLLVFCLSTSGVLTVGLVDGVCAKTSNPSFCGSVLLSDGRSATADLTGLGNVAVDLAYANTKATFAKINRLKGQTKDVELKKRLDSCLTHYTTVIAKYCVYAGRSLDVRDYRGMYVAGDLLTIDAFKCDRAIFSSPPSYPCPVAFEDTKTSLIGDIIRTIAHILETK